In Fluviispira sanaruensis, a genomic segment contains:
- a CDS encoding MutH/Sau3AI family endonuclease — protein sequence MSLENDRISFVNIFKEKLREKKLSEFAKFYGVTIKKGRNINKGWVGITLSKIASDIKNRSEKEESIYCMKSVKVKLNKSSIEPIETMALTKLDPRIIITQNFEDSDLWNTIKSLLLLGCEYRNKEDASIIKIQPFNIDDKSLKNEIQTLWESIKDITANGKISSYSCKNENNKYVQLRRKGTRNSRIKCPITGVEFHSMSFYAKKDFLRYCLGSV from the coding sequence ATGTCTTTAGAAAATGATAGAATCAGTTTTGTTAATATTTTTAAAGAAAAATTAAGAGAGAAAAAACTATCTGAGTTTGCTAAATTTTATGGAGTAACTATTAAAAAGGGAAGAAATATAAATAAAGGATGGGTAGGTATTACTTTATCTAAAATTGCTAGTGATATTAAAAATAGAAGTGAGAAAGAAGAAAGTATCTATTGCATGAAATCAGTTAAAGTAAAATTAAATAAGAGTTCAATTGAACCTATAGAAACAATGGCTTTAACAAAACTTGATCCAAGAATTATTATAACACAAAACTTTGAAGATTCAGATTTATGGAATACTATTAAGAGTCTTTTACTTTTAGGTTGTGAGTATCGTAATAAAGAAGATGCAAGTATAATTAAAATTCAACCATTTAATATTGATGATAAGAGTCTAAAGAATGAAATACAAACTTTATGGGAGAGCATAAAAGATATTACTGCTAACGGTAAAATTTCATCTTATTCTTGCAAAAATGAAAATAATAAATATGTACAGCTTCGTAGAAAAGGAACTAGAAATTCAAGGATCAAATGTCCTATAACAGGAGTTGAGTTTCACTCAATGTCTTTTTATGCAAAAAAAGATTTTCTAAGATATTGTTTAGGTTCTGTTTAA